In one window of Gudongella oleilytica DNA:
- a CDS encoding dihydrolipoamide acetyltransferase family protein: MAKKIVMPKLGLTMKEGKLVKWYKEEGDSIKSGDKLFSIETDKITNDAEATEDGILRKILVKAGAIVPIMTPVGIMGSSDEDISSLLADVTEGYGIKSEDKTLEPGKMIEQDKRIEKAEKVKISPVAKKLAEDEGIDIASIDGTGPQGRIVLDDVKNAIENKRKVKASPAAYIAAEKLGVDISGISSGSRIMKDDVIRAEKQAKYYSMAHPEDSRMPMTTMRKIIAKRMSESSLIAPTVNFTISIDMTNLKALREELKGERNVTYTDLIAKITSLLLLEHPYLNCSLDGEDIVMRNYVNMGIAVALEDGLLVPVIKNAHVKSLEEISGEIKDLSFRAKTNQLTTDEIEGGTFTITNIGMFGIESFTPIINQPESAILGVNAIIDTPIVVDGCVCIRPIMKLSLTADHRTVDGAVAAIFLAKLKESLEHPLRILL; this comes from the coding sequence TTGTTCAGTATTGAGACTGACAAGATAACCAATGATGCTGAAGCAACAGAGGATGGGATACTTAGAAAGATATTAGTGAAAGCAGGCGCTATTGTTCCAATCATGACACCAGTTGGTATAATGGGTAGTTCAGATGAGGATATTTCATCTTTATTGGCTGATGTAACTGAGGGTTACGGTATCAAATCAGAGGATAAAACACTGGAGCCAGGAAAAATGATTGAGCAGGACAAAAGAATCGAGAAAGCTGAGAAAGTGAAAATTTCTCCAGTGGCTAAAAAGCTTGCCGAGGACGAAGGGATAGATATAGCATCGATCGATGGAACAGGTCCTCAAGGCAGGATAGTTCTTGACGACGTAAAAAATGCAATTGAAAACAAAAGAAAAGTAAAGGCGAGCCCTGCTGCTTACATTGCAGCTGAAAAGCTGGGAGTGGATATATCGGGCATCTCAAGTGGTTCGAGGATCATGAAGGACGATGTTATAAGAGCAGAAAAACAAGCTAAATATTATTCGATGGCTCATCCAGAGGATAGCAGGATGCCTATGACCACTATGAGAAAAATCATAGCTAAGAGGATGAGTGAGAGCTCGTTGATAGCACCAACTGTAAACTTTACCATTTCCATTGATATGACAAACCTCAAAGCATTACGGGAGGAGCTAAAGGGTGAAAGGAATGTAACCTATACTGACCTCATTGCTAAAATAACTTCGCTGCTGCTGCTTGAGCACCCATATCTCAACTGCTCCCTGGATGGGGAAGATATAGTTATGCGAAATTATGTGAATATGGGGATTGCTGTTGCTTTAGAGGATGGTCTTTTAGTTCCTGTCATAAAAAATGCTCACGTTAAGTCGCTTGAAGAGATATCCGGAGAAATCAAAGACTTGTCCTTCAGGGCAAAGACAAATCAACTGACGACAGATGAGATAGAAGGAGGCACCTTCACAATAACAAACATTGGAATGTTTGGTATAGAAAGCTTCACACCAATAATAAATCAGCCTGAATCAGCAATTCTTGGAGTTAATGCGATCATTGATACCCCAATTGTTGTTGATGGCTGTGTTTGCATTAGACCGATAATGAAATTGTCACTGACTGCTGACCACAGGACAGTTGACGGTGCAGTTGCAGCCATATTCCTTGCAAAGCTAAAGGAATCTCTGGAGCATCCACTGAGAATTCTGCTTTAG
- a CDS encoding enoyl-CoA hydratase/isomerase family protein, with amino-acid sequence MSWETIIYSKKGKVGIITLNRPEANNTFDPAMARELNDALRSMDDDNEVNVIVINASGRNFCTGIDVNFVDGKSMDEYLQWVRLMEEMNTTIARMKKPVIASVHKIAVANGIGLVAACDLAIASDNSKFGATAINVGLFCMGPAVPLYKSLGRKKTLELIMTGDLIDAEEALRIGLINKVVPADKLEEETMKFAEKLAAKSPRAMQFGKRSFYQMEDMKFEDALELTNYHFASLCTTDEAIEGVKAFLEKREPNWSKI; translated from the coding sequence ATGAGCTGGGAAACAATAATCTATAGTAAAAAGGGAAAGGTGGGCATTATAACGCTAAACAGACCAGAGGCAAACAATACCTTTGATCCTGCAATGGCCAGGGAATTGAACGATGCTCTTCGGTCGATGGATGACGATAACGAAGTAAATGTTATTGTAATAAATGCCAGTGGAAGGAATTTTTGCACTGGGATAGATGTGAATTTCGTGGATGGAAAATCGATGGACGAGTACCTCCAATGGGTCAGGCTTATGGAGGAGATGAATACAACAATAGCAAGGATGAAAAAGCCAGTTATTGCATCCGTACATAAAATTGCAGTCGCAAACGGGATTGGTCTGGTGGCGGCATGTGACCTGGCGATAGCATCAGATAATTCAAAGTTTGGAGCGACTGCTATCAATGTGGGACTTTTCTGTATGGGCCCGGCTGTTCCTCTCTATAAAAGCCTTGGAAGAAAGAAAACTCTTGAGCTTATTATGACCGGTGATCTCATAGATGCTGAGGAAGCTCTAAGGATTGGTTTGATAAACAAGGTAGTACCGGCTGATAAACTGGAAGAAGAGACGATGAAATTCGCTGAGAAGCTTGCCGCTAAAAGTCCCAGGGCGATGCAGTTTGGCAAGAGGTCCTTTTACCAGATGGAGGATATGAAATTTGAGGATGCATTGGAATTAACAAATTATCATTTTGCTTCCCTATGCACAACAGATGAAGCTATTGAAGGGGTCAAAGCGTTTCTGGAAAAGAGAGAGCCCAACTGGAGTAAAATATAA
- the lpdA gene encoding dihydrolipoyl dehydrogenase, with amino-acid sequence MKIAIIGGGPGGYVAAIKAAQMGAEVVLIEKEYIGGTCLNTGCIPTKVLLHSTEIYHQLRNEAEDLGLEINDLKVNWRNLLTRKELVATQLVEGVKNILRTMNVEVVRGYAKFTSTKTIEVSLTAGGKRSISFDKAIVATGSKSIIIPVPGHDLEGVITSREAMSLEEIPESICIIGGGVIGVEFANIYSNLGTQITIIEMLPELVANMDQEIVNSLEEALLTKGVKVYKSAKVLRIDRSGKELQVTAQLGDDPFQVIAEKVIMATGRKPSGDGLGLEEIGVKVDRGAIQVDRLFKTDVDNIYAIGDCTGGVQLAHVASASGLMAAELIMGERMAMDFRTIPYCVYTNPELASVGLTERDAVMKGYKIKVGKFPMYGNGKSVITGNVRGMVKIIADENTGEVLGIHIAGNSATELIASGAVAMRLEATVQELITTIYAHPTVGEAIHEAAESVFGRAIHIP; translated from the coding sequence ATGAAGATTGCAATAATCGGAGGCGGCCCAGGTGGTTATGTCGCAGCAATAAAAGCTGCTCAGATGGGTGCTGAGGTAGTTTTGATCGAAAAGGAATACATCGGAGGAACCTGTTTAAATACCGGCTGCATACCAACGAAAGTACTTCTTCACTCCACAGAGATTTACCATCAATTAAGGAATGAGGCTGAAGACCTGGGACTTGAGATCAATGATCTTAAGGTAAACTGGAGAAATCTATTGACAAGAAAAGAACTTGTTGCTACACAGCTTGTTGAAGGAGTGAAAAATATTCTCAGAACCATGAATGTAGAGGTTGTGAGAGGTTATGCAAAATTTACATCTACTAAAACTATCGAGGTTTCACTAACTGCAGGCGGGAAAAGAAGTATATCTTTTGATAAGGCAATAGTTGCAACTGGATCGAAATCCATAATCATTCCTGTACCCGGTCATGATTTGGAGGGAGTGATAACAAGTAGAGAAGCAATGAGCCTGGAGGAAATTCCTGAAAGCATTTGTATTATTGGCGGTGGGGTAATAGGGGTAGAGTTTGCAAATATTTACTCAAATTTAGGAACTCAAATAACTATTATTGAGATGCTTCCTGAACTTGTTGCGAATATGGATCAGGAGATAGTAAACAGCCTTGAGGAAGCATTGCTCACCAAAGGAGTTAAGGTATATAAGTCAGCTAAGGTTCTTAGAATTGATCGATCGGGCAAAGAACTCCAGGTAACTGCGCAGTTGGGAGATGATCCATTTCAGGTTATAGCTGAAAAGGTTATTATGGCTACAGGAAGGAAGCCTTCGGGAGACGGCTTAGGACTCGAGGAAATCGGAGTCAAGGTTGATAGAGGAGCTATCCAAGTGGATAGACTATTTAAAACGGACGTTGATAATATTTATGCAATTGGAGATTGTACTGGCGGGGTTCAGCTTGCACATGTCGCTTCAGCATCCGGACTGATGGCCGCAGAATTAATTATGGGAGAAAGAATGGCGATGGATTTCAGAACGATTCCCTACTGCGTATATACAAACCCTGAGCTTGCTTCTGTGGGGCTGACTGAACGAGATGCAGTAATGAAAGGCTACAAGATAAAAGTAGGCAAATTCCCGATGTATGGTAATGGGAAATCAGTGATCACTGGGAATGTCAGAGGGATGGTAAAAATCATAGCAGATGAGAATACAGGTGAAGTGTTGGGGATCCACATTGCTGGCAACAGTGCAACTGAGCTGATCGCCTCAGGAGCTGTAGCAATGAGGCTTGAGGCTACAGTTCAGGAGCTGATAACTACTATTTATGCTCACCCAACAGTTGGTGAAGCAATACATGAAGCAGCGGAAAGTGTATTTGGGAGAGCGATACATATTCCCTAA
- a CDS encoding COG2426 family protein, with protein MLGMAKSLIDILNVEMTVFLTAAMPIVEVRGAIPLGVSLGMSPLHAAIVSLAGSMLPVPFILLTIRPIFNYLRKTKAFKKLVSHLTDKSINNNGHRIQKYGAWGLLIFVAIPLPGTGVWSGSLAAALLDMRLKWAFPSILVGNIIATVIITSLSYGIINVLI; from the coding sequence ATGCTGGGGATGGCAAAGAGCCTAATTGATATTTTAAATGTTGAAATGACTGTATTTTTGACTGCAGCTATGCCTATTGTGGAGGTTAGAGGAGCTATACCCCTTGGAGTATCCCTTGGGATGTCGCCGCTTCATGCTGCTATTGTCAGTCTGGCTGGGAGCATGCTTCCCGTACCGTTTATACTGCTTACCATAAGACCGATATTCAATTACCTTAGAAAAACAAAGGCCTTTAAGAAATTGGTTTCTCATCTTACTGATAAATCGATAAATAATAACGGCCACAGGATACAAAAATATGGTGCCTGGGGACTTTTGATATTCGTTGCAATACCATTGCCCGGGACCGGAGTCTGGAGTGGAAGCCTGGCTGCAGCTCTTCTTGATATGAGGCTGAAGTGGGCATTTCCTTCCATATTGGTGGGAAATATCATAGCTACAGTTATAATAACTAGCTTAAGCTATGGAATAATAAATGTTTTGATATAG
- the ybaK gene encoding Cys-tRNA(Pro) deacylase, whose amino-acid sequence MSEKTNAARLLDIAGIDYKLSSYNTDDGAIDGKSVAKKLGLSEDEIFKTLVATGTSSSAYVFVIPVSGELDLKKAAKASGEKYIEMLPLKDLSNVTGYVKGGCSPLGMKKHFPTFFDETLILLDSVVFNAGRVGYQLHVPVTELAKVLDYKLADLVTG is encoded by the coding sequence ATGAGTGAAAAGACAAATGCAGCAAGATTGCTTGATATCGCAGGCATAGATTATAAGCTTTCATCCTATAACACAGATGACGGAGCTATTGACGGAAAATCGGTCGCAAAAAAGCTCGGTTTGTCAGAGGATGAAATCTTTAAAACACTTGTTGCTACAGGTACATCCTCTTCTGCTTATGTATTCGTAATACCTGTCTCAGGTGAATTAGATCTTAAAAAAGCCGCTAAGGCATCAGGTGAAAAGTATATAGAGATGCTTCCCTTAAAAGACCTTTCCAACGTAACAGGATATGTGAAGGGCGGGTGCTCCCCGCTTGGAATGAAGAAACACTTCCCTACATTTTTCGATGAAACCCTTATACTTTTAGATTCGGTGGTTTTTAACGCTGGCAGGGTCGGCTATCAGCTCCACGTTCCTGTTACGGAATTGGCCAAGGTACTTGACTATAAGCTTGCTGACCTTGTTACTGGTTGA